A single genomic interval of Methanobrevibacter olleyae harbors:
- a CDS encoding ArsR/SmtB family transcription factor: MQEENSNNNLNDDVCEVFHPHEDSIERAKKHTLAEEEYADLSEFFKIFGNPTRLKIISLLSFEDLCVCDICESLGLNQTAVSNQLRILRVHNIVKYEKEGKLARYSLTDLHVEMIYKMGLEHINE; this comes from the coding sequence ATGCAAGAAGAAAACTCAAATAATAATCTTAATGATGATGTATGTGAGGTATTTCATCCTCATGAAGATTCCATAGAGAGAGCTAAAAAGCATACTTTAGCTGAAGAAGAATACGCTGATTTATCAGAGTTCTTTAAGATATTTGGTAATCCTACAAGGCTTAAAATAATTTCTTTATTAAGTTTTGAAGATTTATGTGTTTGTGATATTTGTGAATCATTAGGTTTAAATCAAACTGCAGTCTCTAATCAATTAAGAATATTACGTGTACATAATATTGTTAAATATGAAAAAGAAGGGAAATTAGCAAGATATTCATTAACTGACCTTCATGTAGA